In Streptomyces longhuiensis, the following proteins share a genomic window:
- a CDS encoding DUF948 domain-containing protein — MSGGEVAGILVAVFWAILVSFLAVALARLAQTLRATTKLVADVTEQAVPLLADASAAVRSAQTQIDRVDAIASDVQEVTSNASALSSTVASTFGGPLVKVAAFGYGVRRAIGRKSTGASAADAPAKPSRRTVIVGRTVPSARRSKQAARDNPNKRD; from the coding sequence GTGTCCGGTGGAGAGGTGGCCGGGATCCTGGTGGCCGTCTTCTGGGCGATCCTGGTCTCCTTCCTCGCGGTGGCTCTGGCGAGGCTGGCCCAGACGCTCAGGGCGACCACCAAGCTCGTGGCGGATGTGACCGAGCAGGCGGTCCCGCTGCTTGCCGACGCCTCCGCGGCCGTGCGTTCCGCACAGACGCAGATCGACCGGGTCGACGCCATCGCGTCGGACGTCCAGGAAGTCACGTCGAACGCGTCGGCGCTGTCCTCCACCGTCGCCTCCACCTTCGGTGGCCCGCTCGTCAAGGTGGCCGCCTTCGGCTACGGCGTGCGCCGGGCGATCGGTCGCAAGTCCACGGGTGCCTCCGCAGCCGACGCGCCCGCCAAGCCGTCCCGCCGTACCGTGATCGTGGGCCGCACCGTCCCGTCGGCGCGGCGCAGCAAGCAAGCGGCGCGGGACAACCCGAATAAGAGGGACTGA